Sequence from the Ignavibacteria bacterium genome:
ATTGGTGTAATTGGTGGCAGAATTTATTTTAGTAAAATCATTTTCTTTGTTTCAGAAAATGTATTTGTTGTTAGGCGATAGAAATACATTCCCGAAGAAA
This genomic interval carries:
- a CDS encoding T9SS type A sorting domain-containing protein; its protein translation is SSGMYFYRLTTNTFSETKKMILLK